The proteins below are encoded in one region of Rhizobium sp. 9140:
- a CDS encoding ABC transporter ATP-binding protein, producing MTSSVSIQDLSLSFGAVTVLRNLNLDIRDGEFLVLLGSSGCGKSTLLNCIAGLLEISDGQIFIKGKNVTWEEPKDRGIGMVFQSYALYPQMSVEKNLSFGLKVAKMPQPEIDKRVARAAEILQIQPLLKRKPAELSGGQRQRVAIGRALVRDVDVFLFDEPLSNLDAKLRSELRVEIKRLHQSLKNTMIYVTHDQIEALTLADRIAVMKSGVIQQLADPMTIYNAPENLFVAGFIGSPSMNFFRGTVEEKGGRKVVHVGGVDFAIDAYPARAPIRAGTNVVLGIRPEHVTVDEVSVGGDAHAAVVDIEEPMGADNLLWLKLAGQTMSVRIAGARRYAPGSQVRLGIDMGMASIFDQGTEQRL from the coding sequence ATGACGTCAAGCGTTTCCATCCAGGATCTGTCGCTGAGCTTCGGCGCAGTCACCGTTCTCCGGAACCTCAACCTCGATATCCGCGACGGCGAGTTCCTCGTGCTGCTCGGTTCGTCCGGCTGCGGAAAATCGACCCTGCTAAACTGCATTGCCGGCCTTCTGGAAATTTCGGACGGGCAGATCTTCATCAAGGGCAAGAACGTCACCTGGGAGGAACCCAAGGATCGCGGCATCGGCATGGTGTTCCAGTCCTATGCGCTCTATCCGCAGATGAGCGTCGAGAAGAACCTCTCCTTCGGCCTCAAGGTCGCAAAGATGCCGCAGCCGGAGATCGACAAGCGCGTCGCCCGCGCCGCCGAGATCCTTCAGATCCAGCCGCTTCTGAAGCGCAAGCCGGCCGAGCTTTCGGGCGGGCAGCGCCAGCGCGTGGCGATCGGGCGAGCCCTCGTCCGGGATGTCGATGTGTTCCTGTTCGACGAGCCCCTGTCGAACCTCGACGCCAAGCTGCGTTCCGAATTGCGCGTCGAGATCAAACGGCTGCACCAGTCGCTGAAGAATACCATGATCTACGTGACGCACGACCAGATCGAGGCGCTGACGCTCGCCGACCGCATCGCCGTCATGAAAAGCGGCGTGATCCAGCAGCTTGCCGACCCGATGACCATCTACAACGCACCGGAAAACCTGTTCGTGGCCGGTTTCATCGGCTCGCCGTCCATGAACTTCTTTCGCGGCACGGTCGAGGAGAAGGGCGGACGAAAGGTCGTGCATGTCGGCGGCGTGGATTTCGCCATCGATGCCTATCCAGCGCGCGCACCCATCCGTGCCGGCACCAATGTCGTCCTCGGCATCCGCCCGGAGCATGTGACGGTGGACGAGGTGTCTGTCGGCGGCGATGCGCATGCCGCCGTGGTGGATATCGAGGAGCCGATGGGTGCCGACAATCTGCTGTGGCTGAAGCTCGCCGGGCAGACGATGTCCGTCCGTATCGCCGGCGCACGTCGCTACGCCCCGGGGTCGCAGGTGCGCCTCGGCATCGACATGGGCATGGCGTCGATCTTCGATCAGGGGACGGAGCAGAGATTGTGA
- a CDS encoding carbohydrate ABC transporter permease — protein MADIASLNTTAVAIDAAKPQLAAGPRGKRPARAFSGTNIVVYGTLLVFACYYLLPLYVMVVTSLKGMPEIRLGNIFSPPVEITFEPWVKAWSSACTGLNCDGLSRGFWNSVRITVPSTIASIALASINGYALANWRFKGSETFFIILIIGAFIPYQVMIYPLVIILRELGIYGTLSGLIIVHSIFGMPILTLLFRNYFVSLPEELFKAARIDGAGFWMIYFRIMLPMSLPIFVVAMILQITGIWNDFLFGVVFTRPEYYPITVQLNNIVNSVQGVKEYNVNMAATLLTGAVPLIVYFISGRLFVRGIAAGAVKG, from the coding sequence GTGGCTGATATCGCCTCCCTCAACACCACCGCCGTCGCCATCGACGCCGCCAAACCGCAACTGGCCGCCGGCCCCCGCGGCAAGCGCCCTGCGCGTGCCTTTTCCGGCACTAACATCGTGGTCTACGGCACGTTGCTGGTGTTTGCCTGCTACTACCTGCTGCCGCTCTACGTGATGGTTGTGACCTCGCTGAAGGGCATGCCGGAGATCCGGCTCGGCAACATCTTTTCACCCCCTGTCGAAATCACCTTCGAGCCCTGGGTCAAAGCATGGTCCAGCGCCTGCACCGGCCTCAACTGCGATGGCCTGTCGCGCGGCTTCTGGAACTCGGTGCGCATCACCGTGCCGTCCACCATCGCCTCGATCGCGCTCGCCTCGATCAATGGCTATGCGCTCGCCAACTGGCGCTTCAAGGGGTCGGAGACCTTCTTCATCATCCTGATCATCGGGGCCTTCATTCCCTATCAGGTGATGATCTACCCGCTCGTCATCATCCTGCGCGAACTGGGCATCTATGGCACGCTCAGCGGCCTCATCATCGTCCACTCCATCTTCGGCATGCCGATTCTGACCCTGCTTTTCCGCAATTACTTCGTCTCGCTGCCGGAGGAGCTTTTCAAGGCGGCCCGTATCGACGGCGCGGGGTTCTGGATGATTTATTTCCGGATTATGCTGCCGATGTCGCTGCCGATCTTCGTGGTCGCCATGATCCTTCAGATCACCGGCATCTGGAACGACTTCCTCTTCGGTGTCGTGTTCACCCGTCCCGAATATTATCCGATCACCGTCCAGCTCAACAACATCGTCAACTCGGTGCAGGGCGTGAAGGAATACAACGTCAACATGGCCGCCACGCTGCTGACCGGCGCGGTACCCCTCATCGTCTACTTCATCTCCGGGCGCCTGTTCGTGCGCGGCATCGCCGCCGGCGCCGTGAAAGGCTGA
- a CDS encoding carbohydrate ABC transporter permease, translated as MTVPAMTAAAPVRKFTRPNQYFRNMSAKIASIPMILTAVVIFAGGTLWTVLYSFTNSRLLPRMSFVGFDQYERLWAAPRWTVSIINLGIYGIFSLIFSLLIGFLLAALMDQKIRFENTFRTIFLYPFALSFIVTGLVWQWILNPEFGIQSVIRSLGWTSFRFDPLYNPDLVMYGILIAALWQGTGLVMCLMLAGLRGIDGEIWKASRIDGIPAWKTYLFIVIPMMRPVFITTLVIIASGIVKVYDLVVAQTSGGPGIASEVPAKYVYDYMFQAQNLGQGFAASTMMLLAVAIIIIPWAYLEFGGRKRG; from the coding sequence ATGACGGTTCCAGCGATGACAGCTGCCGCACCGGTCCGGAAATTCACCCGGCCAAACCAGTATTTCCGCAATATGAGCGCGAAGATCGCGTCCATTCCGATGATCCTCACCGCCGTCGTCATCTTCGCGGGGGGTACACTCTGGACGGTGCTCTATTCCTTCACCAATTCGCGTCTGCTGCCGCGGATGAGCTTCGTCGGCTTCGACCAGTACGAGCGCCTGTGGGCAGCCCCCCGCTGGACGGTGTCGATCATCAATCTCGGCATCTACGGCATCTTCTCGCTGATCTTCAGCCTCTTGATCGGCTTTCTGCTGGCGGCGCTGATGGATCAGAAGATCCGGTTCGAAAACACGTTCCGCACGATCTTCCTCTATCCCTTCGCGCTGTCCTTCATCGTCACGGGCCTCGTCTGGCAGTGGATCCTTAATCCAGAGTTCGGCATCCAATCCGTCATCCGCTCTCTCGGCTGGACCTCCTTCCGCTTCGATCCGCTCTATAATCCCGATCTCGTGATGTACGGCATCCTCATCGCCGCGCTCTGGCAGGGAACCGGTCTCGTCATGTGCCTGATGCTCGCCGGCCTGCGCGGCATCGACGGCGAGATCTGGAAAGCCTCGCGCATCGACGGCATTCCCGCCTGGAAGACCTATCTCTTCATCGTCATCCCCATGATGCGGCCGGTCTTCATCACCACGCTCGTCATCATCGCCTCCGGCATCGTCAAGGTCTACGATCTCGTGGTGGCGCAGACCAGCGGCGGCCCCGGCATCGCATCCGAAGTGCCGGCGAAATACGTCTACGACTACATGTTCCAGGCCCAGAACCTCGGCCAGGGCTTTGCAGCCTCCACCATGATGCTGCTGGCCGTCGCGATCATCATCATTCCCTGGGCCTATCTCGAATTCGGAGGACGCAAGCGTGGCTGA
- a CDS encoding ABC transporter substrate-binding protein — MMTRFRAAILAAGVVLPLGAAHTTDLEVTHWWTSGGEAAAVAELAKAFDATGNKWVDGAIAGSGGTARPIMISRITGGDPMGATQFNHGRQAEELVQAGLMRDLTDVATAEKWKEVIRPASLLDACTIEGKIYCAPVNIHSWQWLWLSNAAFKTAGVAVPKTWDEFVAAGPALEKAGIVPLALGGQAWQSSGLFDVLVLSLGGKDFYFKAYGDKDEATLTGPDMARIFKAADDARRMAKGSNVQDWNQATNLVITGKAGGQIMGDWAQGEFQIANQKAGTDYSCLPGLGVNAMISTGGDAFYFPLLSDEAKTEAQSALAKTILDPATQVAFNLKKGSLPVRGDVDMSATNDCMKKGLDILAKGDVVKSTDELLSADIQKQKEDLFSEFFSSTTMTPEDAQKRLASIIASAE, encoded by the coding sequence ATGATGACACGCTTTCGCGCAGCAATTCTGGCTGCCGGTGTGGTACTGCCGCTCGGTGCGGCTCATACCACGGATCTGGAAGTAACGCATTGGTGGACGTCCGGCGGGGAGGCTGCGGCGGTCGCGGAACTGGCCAAGGCGTTCGATGCGACCGGCAACAAATGGGTGGACGGCGCGATTGCCGGTTCGGGCGGCACGGCCCGTCCCATCATGATCAGCCGCATCACCGGCGGCGACCCCATGGGCGCCACGCAGTTCAATCACGGCCGTCAGGCGGAAGAACTGGTTCAGGCCGGCCTGATGCGCGACCTGACCGATGTCGCCACGGCCGAAAAGTGGAAAGAGGTCATCCGGCCCGCCAGCCTTCTCGATGCCTGCACGATCGAGGGCAAGATTTACTGCGCTCCCGTCAATATACACTCGTGGCAGTGGCTCTGGCTTTCCAACGCGGCCTTCAAGACGGCTGGCGTCGCGGTGCCGAAAACCTGGGACGAGTTTGTGGCCGCAGGCCCGGCGCTTGAAAAGGCCGGTATCGTGCCGCTCGCCCTTGGCGGGCAGGCGTGGCAGTCGTCCGGCCTGTTCGACGTGCTCGTGCTCTCGCTCGGCGGCAAGGACTTCTATTTCAAGGCCTATGGCGACAAGGACGAGGCCACGCTGACCGGCCCTGACATGGCCAGGATCTTCAAGGCGGCGGACGACGCCCGGCGCATGGCAAAGGGCTCCAACGTTCAGGACTGGAATCAGGCGACGAACCTTGTCATCACCGGCAAGGCCGGCGGGCAGATCATGGGTGACTGGGCGCAGGGCGAGTTCCAGATCGCCAACCAGAAGGCCGGCACCGATTATTCCTGCCTTCCCGGCCTCGGCGTCAATGCGATGATCTCGACAGGCGGCGATGCCTTCTACTTCCCGCTGCTCAGCGACGAGGCGAAGACCGAGGCGCAGAGCGCCCTTGCCAAGACCATCCTCGATCCCGCCACGCAGGTCGCCTTCAACCTCAAGAAGGGTTCGCTGCCGGTGCGGGGCGATGTCGATATGTCGGCGACCAACGACTGCATGAAGAAGGGTCTCGACATCCTCGCCAAGGGCGATGTGGTGAAGAGTACGGACGAACTGCTGTCGGCTGACATCCAGAAGCAGAAGGAGGACCTGTTCTCCGAATTCTTCTCGAGCACGACCATGACGCCCGAGGATGCCCAGAAGCGCCTCGCAAGCATCATCGCCTCCGCCGAGTGA
- a CDS encoding LacI family transcriptional regulator: MNRIEGQASMDETTKTDGLPQTAAQTGPQTGGAQRHLPGNDRPTLKTIAFMTGLGITTVSRALKDAPDIGAETKERVRLVARQVGYQPNRAGVRLRTGKTNVISLVLSLEEEIMGLTSPIVVGISEVLAATPYHLVVTPYSPSRDALAPVRYVLDTGAADGVIISRTEPKDARVALMLERNFPFATHGRTDMGLAHPYHDYDNEGFAYAAVRTLVERGRRRLTLLQPPPHLTFHRHMRNGFDRAVRDFGVETIPFDTVDIDHSLIDIRTAFESLLRGGAVPDGIVSGSGAGTIALIAAIEATGRKIGADLDLVSKVPSDFLGWLRPEVITMKEDIRHAGHELAKAVLARIAGQPPEELQSLSGLDRSKS, translated from the coding sequence ATGAACCGGATAGAAGGGCAGGCATCGATGGACGAGACGACGAAAACCGATGGTTTGCCACAAACGGCAGCGCAGACCGGCCCGCAGACCGGCGGCGCGCAACGCCACCTCCCCGGCAACGACCGCCCGACGCTGAAGACGATCGCCTTCATGACCGGGCTCGGCATCACCACCGTGTCGCGCGCCTTGAAGGACGCGCCCGATATCGGCGCGGAAACGAAGGAGCGCGTGCGCCTCGTGGCGCGCCAGGTCGGCTACCAGCCGAATCGCGCAGGCGTGAGATTGCGCACTGGCAAAACCAACGTCATCAGCCTCGTCCTGTCGCTGGAGGAGGAGATCATGGGCCTCACCAGCCCGATCGTCGTCGGCATTTCCGAAGTGCTGGCGGCCACGCCCTACCACCTCGTCGTCACACCCTACAGCCCCTCGCGGGACGCCCTCGCCCCGGTTCGCTACGTGCTGGACACAGGTGCCGCCGATGGCGTCATCATCTCGCGGACGGAGCCGAAAGATGCCCGCGTGGCACTGATGCTGGAGAGAAACTTCCCCTTCGCCACTCATGGCCGCACCGATATGGGGCTGGCACATCCCTATCACGATTACGACAATGAGGGCTTTGCCTATGCGGCCGTGCGGACGCTGGTGGAGCGCGGGCGGCGTCGGCTCACGCTGCTGCAGCCGCCGCCCCACCTCACCTTTCACCGGCACATGCGCAACGGCTTCGACCGCGCGGTCCGCGACTTCGGCGTCGAGACCATCCCGTTCGACACCGTCGATATCGACCATTCGCTGATCGACATCCGCACCGCGTTCGAAAGCCTGCTGCGCGGCGGAGCGGTACCGGATGGCATCGTCTCGGGGAGCGGTGCGGGAACGATCGCCCTGATCGCCGCCATCGAGGCGACCGGCCGCAAGATCGGCGCCGACCTCGACCTCGTCTCCAAGGTGCCGAGCGACTTCCTCGGCTGGCTGCGCCCGGAGGTCATCACGATGAAGGAAGATATCCGCCACGCCGGCCACGAACTTGCCAAGGCGGTCCTCGCCCGCATCGCCGGCCAACCGCCGGAAGAGCTTCAGAGCCTGAGCGGGCTCGACAGATCGAAGAGCTGA
- the gndA gene encoding NADP-dependent phosphogluconate dehydrogenase, giving the protein MAQAEIGLIGLGVMGSNLALNIAEKGNTIAVFNRTVERTREFYEEAGNLKDRIIPCETIEEFVAAIKPPRPIIIMIKAGEAVDQQMEILKPHLEAHDIMIDAGNANFRDTMRRFDTLKDSGLTFIGMGVSGGEEGARHGPSIMVGGLEESWTRVEKVLTSIAARYEGDPCVAWLGENGAGHFVKTIHNGIEYADMQMIAEIYGILRDGLKMSATEIAEVFATWNKGRLNSFLIEISEIVLRADDQLGSGPLVDVILDKAGQKGTGKWSVIEAQNMGVPATGIEAAVAARSLSSMKAEREAAEKILGLPDVPPLSIGDKAAFLADLENALLAAKIGAYAQGFAVMAAASREFGWNLPMPTIARIWRAGCIIRSQFLDEITKAFTESPDAANLIVTPAFAAMVKETDGPLRRVVSTAVLGGLPVPALASALGYFDSYRRARGTANMIQAQRDYFGAHGYDRTDGKDSHHGPWGSGLVAERS; this is encoded by the coding sequence GTGGCACAGGCGGAAATCGGCCTCATCGGGCTCGGCGTCATGGGGTCCAACCTCGCGCTCAACATTGCCGAGAAGGGCAACACGATCGCAGTGTTCAACCGCACGGTCGAGCGCACGAGAGAGTTTTACGAAGAGGCAGGCAATCTGAAGGATCGCATCATCCCCTGCGAGACGATCGAAGAGTTCGTCGCGGCGATCAAGCCGCCGCGGCCGATCATCATCATGATCAAGGCCGGCGAAGCGGTCGACCAGCAGATGGAAATCCTGAAGCCGCATCTCGAAGCGCACGACATCATGATCGATGCCGGTAACGCCAATTTCCGCGATACGATGCGCCGTTTCGACACCCTGAAGGATAGCGGCCTGACCTTTATCGGCATGGGTGTCTCCGGCGGCGAGGAAGGTGCCCGCCACGGTCCTTCGATCATGGTCGGTGGCCTTGAGGAAAGCTGGACGCGCGTCGAAAAGGTCCTGACCTCGATTGCCGCGCGCTATGAAGGAGATCCTTGCGTCGCGTGGCTCGGCGAGAACGGTGCCGGTCACTTCGTCAAGACCATCCATAACGGCATCGAATATGCAGACATGCAGATGATCGCCGAGATCTACGGCATCCTGCGCGACGGTCTGAAGATGAGCGCGACCGAGATCGCCGAGGTTTTCGCGACCTGGAACAAGGGCCGCCTCAATTCCTTCCTGATCGAGATTTCCGAAATCGTGCTGCGCGCCGACGACCAGCTCGGTTCCGGTCCGCTCGTCGATGTCATTCTCGACAAGGCGGGTCAGAAGGGCACCGGCAAGTGGTCGGTGATCGAGGCGCAGAACATGGGCGTGCCGGCCACGGGCATCGAGGCGGCCGTCGCTGCCCGTAGCCTGTCGTCGATGAAGGCCGAGCGCGAGGCCGCCGAGAAGATTCTCGGCCTGCCGGATGTGCCGCCGCTGTCGATCGGCGACAAGGCGGCCTTCCTTGCCGATCTCGAAAACGCCTTGCTTGCGGCCAAGATCGGCGCCTATGCGCAGGGCTTTGCCGTCATGGCGGCGGCCTCCCGTGAATTCGGCTGGAACCTGCCGATGCCGACCATCGCCCGCATCTGGCGTGCCGGCTGCATCATCCGCTCGCAGTTTCTCGACGAGATCACCAAGGCGTTTACCGAATCGCCGGATGCCGCGAACCTCATCGTCACCCCGGCCTTTGCCGCCATGGTCAAGGAAACCGATGGTCCGCTTCGCCGCGTGGTCTCCACCGCCGTTCTCGGTGGTCTCCCGGTCCCGGCACTCGCATCGGCGCTCGGCTACTTCGACAGCTACCGTCGCGCCCGCGGCACCGCCAACATGATCCAGGCCCAGCGCGACTATTTCGGCGCCCATGGCTATGATCGCACGGACGGCAAGGATTCGCATCACGGCCCGTGGGGCAGCGGCCTCGTCGCCGAACGGTCCTGA
- a CDS encoding polyketide cyclase, whose product MTMNVRTVEVVIERDAGAVYAYASRPETMPLWASGLASGLQPAGDHWIASGPLGTVRIFFTPANDLGVMDHTVVEETGVTTYNAFRVTPNGSGAVVVFTLLQQADTSEDSFARDIAWVRKDLTRLKALLEGKGDAAA is encoded by the coding sequence ATGACGATGAACGTGCGAACCGTCGAGGTCGTCATCGAGCGGGATGCGGGCGCGGTCTATGCCTATGCGAGCCGCCCCGAGACGATGCCGCTCTGGGCATCCGGGCTTGCAAGCGGGCTTCAGCCTGCCGGCGATCACTGGATCGCGAGCGGGCCGCTCGGAACCGTCAGGATCTTCTTCACGCCTGCAAACGATCTCGGCGTGATGGACCATACGGTCGTCGAGGAAACAGGCGTGACAACCTACAATGCTTTCCGCGTGACACCGAACGGCTCAGGCGCCGTGGTCGTGTTCACCCTGCTGCAGCAGGCCGATACGAGTGAGGATAGCTTCGCACGCGATATCGCGTGGGTGCGGAAAGACCTGACCCGGCTCAAGGCACTTCTGGAGGGCAAGGGAGACGCGGCGGCCTGA
- a CDS encoding PAS domain-containing protein — translation MKTLIDLFWMKYSQIQQAVNGGDTVLIDVLDREIEPLLKAIESERANTVADARLQFRFLLDLLKKEADDCSTVLRHSNVLSDLAERYFVESETGNLMVRYPGIAPEPTALLPKVRADEGLLNEAILDSLPDRVCVVTPDYRYLYANVLHAQHVHQTPLSLIGRTILEFAGLQFFEDNLKPRLDRCFGGETVDTTYAREIDGRTIVIRSRMTPCRTSTEQIIGAIIVYQELANRRRAIAA, via the coding sequence GTGAAGACGCTGATCGATTTGTTCTGGATGAAATACAGCCAGATCCAGCAGGCGGTGAACGGCGGGGACACCGTGCTGATCGACGTCCTCGACAGAGAGATCGAACCCCTTTTGAAGGCGATCGAGAGCGAACGTGCAAATACGGTCGCGGATGCCCGCCTGCAGTTCCGGTTTCTGTTGGATCTTCTGAAAAAGGAGGCCGACGACTGCTCCACTGTCCTGCGGCACAGCAATGTGCTGTCGGATCTGGCCGAGCGCTATTTCGTCGAGTCGGAAACCGGAAATCTGATGGTGCGGTACCCGGGCATCGCCCCGGAACCGACGGCGCTGCTTCCGAAGGTCCGCGCGGATGAGGGGCTGTTGAACGAGGCCATTCTCGACAGTCTGCCGGACCGTGTCTGTGTCGTCACGCCCGATTATCGCTATCTCTATGCGAATGTCCTTCACGCACAGCATGTTCATCAAACCCCGCTATCTCTGATCGGGCGGACGATTCTCGAATTCGCCGGGCTTCAGTTTTTCGAGGACAATCTGAAACCCCGCCTCGACCGCTGCTTTGGCGGCGAGACGGTGGATACGACCTATGCCCGCGAAATCGATGGCCGGACGATCGTGATCCGGTCCCGCATGACCCCGTGTCGCACATCGACAGAACAGATCATCGGCGCCATCATTGTCTATCAGGAACTTGCCAACCGCCGCCGCGCCATCGCGGCCTGA
- a CDS encoding lipid A biosynthesis lauroyl acyltransferase produces the protein MEPVRSLITRLVLSYRQASDWIVAQLAFLPLMLLKLLPADTALNVMDRVARLAGPRFMRGRHLLTLANLRAAFPEKSESEIETIALESWGSIGRLAAEYVFLDRLFDYDPTRGTPGRVEVAGAPIFLDLCANPRPFIVFTGHTGSFEMLPVAGSAFGLDVTVLFRPPNNATMAKKVYDFRAKRMGTLVPSHAGSSFTLARKLDEGQGIGVLVDQKFKKGLSTTFFGQPVKTNPLLAKLVRQFGCEVYPARCIRLPGNRFRLEIEPAVAIPRKEGGSVDVEATAQLLNDTVERWVREYPGQWLWYHDRWQVKRKLARDTNTKM, from the coding sequence ATTGAGCCGGTGCGCAGTCTGATCACGCGGCTCGTTCTGTCTTACCGGCAGGCGAGCGACTGGATCGTGGCGCAGCTGGCCTTCCTGCCGCTGATGCTGCTGAAACTCCTGCCGGCGGATACGGCGCTCAATGTCATGGACCGCGTTGCGCGGCTTGCCGGGCCGCGCTTTATGCGCGGCCGGCATCTGCTGACGCTCGCCAACCTGCGCGCCGCCTTTCCGGAAAAGAGCGAGAGCGAGATCGAAACGATCGCTCTGGAAAGCTGGGGCTCCATCGGTCGGCTTGCCGCCGAATACGTATTCCTCGACCGGTTGTTCGACTATGACCCGACGCGCGGCACGCCGGGCCGGGTGGAGGTGGCGGGCGCGCCGATCTTCCTCGATCTATGCGCCAACCCGCGTCCCTTCATCGTCTTTACCGGCCATACCGGCAGTTTCGAAATGCTGCCGGTTGCAGGGTCCGCGTTCGGTCTCGATGTCACGGTGCTCTTTCGCCCGCCGAACAATGCGACCATGGCCAAGAAGGTCTATGATTTCCGTGCCAAGCGCATGGGAACGCTGGTGCCGTCCCACGCCGGATCGTCCTTCACGCTCGCGCGCAAGCTGGACGAAGGGCAGGGGATCGGCGTTCTGGTCGATCAGAAGTTCAAGAAAGGCTTGAGCACCACGTTTTTCGGACAGCCGGTCAAGACCAATCCGCTGCTCGCAAAGCTCGTGCGTCAGTTCGGCTGCGAGGTTTACCCGGCGCGCTGCATCCGCTTACCCGGCAATCGATTCCGCCTGGAAATCGAGCCCGCCGTCGCGATTCCCCGCAAGGAGGGCGGCAGCGTGGATGTCGAGGCGACGGCGCAGCTTCTCAACGACACGGTGGAGCGCTGGGTGCGGGAATATCCCGGTCAATGGCTGTGGTATCATGATCGCTGGCAGGTGAAACGCAAGCTGGCCCGCGATACGAATACGAAAATGTAG
- a CDS encoding zinc-binding dehydrogenase: protein MRALQLIDDRKLEVTDLPEPDAPGPGEVTLRVKAVALNHIDVWGWRGMAFAKRKMPLVIGAEAAGVVETIGPGVANVLPGQLVSIYGARTCGLCRPCREGRDNLCEHVSGVHGFHLDGFAQEKVNLPARLLVPAPPGVDAVAAALAPVTFGTVEHMLFDNAKLEPGETILIHAGGSGIGSAAIQLAKKIGCTVITTVGSDDKIEKAKALGADHVINYRTDRFEGVVRKLTKKKGVDVVFEHVGKDTWAGSMLCMKRGGRLVTCGSTSGVSADMNLMMLFQQQLKLIGSFGCRMENMADAMQKMARGLVHPVIDTEVTFENIDRALERMEGRQVFGKIVLRLD, encoded by the coding sequence ATGCGCGCGCTGCAACTGATCGACGACCGGAAGCTTGAAGTCACCGACCTGCCGGAACCCGACGCGCCCGGCCCGGGCGAGGTGACGTTGCGCGTCAAGGCCGTGGCACTCAACCATATCGATGTCTGGGGCTGGCGGGGCATGGCCTTCGCCAAGCGCAAGATGCCGCTTGTCATCGGTGCCGAGGCTGCCGGCGTGGTCGAGACCATCGGGCCGGGTGTCGCGAACGTTCTTCCGGGCCAGCTGGTGTCGATCTACGGCGCGCGCACCTGCGGCCTCTGCCGTCCCTGCCGCGAGGGCCGCGACAATCTCTGCGAACATGTCAGCGGCGTCCACGGCTTCCATCTCGATGGCTTCGCGCAGGAAAAGGTCAATCTTCCCGCCCGCCTTCTGGTACCCGCACCGCCCGGCGTCGATGCGGTCGCCGCAGCGCTGGCACCCGTCACCTTCGGCACGGTCGAGCATATGCTGTTCGACAATGCCAAGCTCGAGCCGGGCGAAACCATCCTCATCCATGCCGGCGGGTCCGGCATCGGTTCGGCGGCGATCCAGCTTGCCAAGAAGATCGGCTGCACCGTCATCACCACCGTCGGCTCCGACGACAAAATCGAGAAGGCCAAGGCCCTCGGCGCCGATCACGTCATCAACTACCGCACCGACCGTTTCGAGGGCGTGGTGCGCAAGCTGACGAAGAAGAAGGGCGTGGACGTTGTGTTCGAGCATGTCGGCAAGGATACCTGGGCCGGCTCCATGCTCTGCATGAAGCGTGGCGGGCGCCTCGTCACCTGCGGCTCCACCTCGGGCGTTTCCGCGGACATGAACCTGATGATGCTGTTCCAGCAGCAGCTGAAGCTGATCGGCTCGTTCGGTTGCCGGATGGAGAATATGGCCGACGCCATGCAGAAGATGGCGCGCGGTCTCGTTCATCCCGTCATCGATACTGAAGTAACCTTCGAGAACATCGATCGCGCGCTGGAGCGCATGGAAGGCCGTCAGGTGTTCGGCAAGATCGTGCTGCGGCTGGATTGA